A stretch of Ipomoea triloba cultivar NCNSP0323 chromosome 11, ASM357664v1 DNA encodes these proteins:
- the LOC115996495 gene encoding sialyltransferase-like protein 2 encodes MKILKLAFAVALASGLAAILIYITGLSNFNSTLRLSDKDLEALQSLQSSFQKCVNANGLGLQAVTGGNYCEVTLKFPSKTVPKWKDPKTGELEGLSYQLNLCEAVATWEQVRNSTTVLTREYIDNLPNGWEDYAWKRINKGIQLNRCENKTLCMEKLSLVLPDIPPLFPRQYDRCAVIGNSGDLLKTKFGKEIDSYDAVFRENGAPIQNYTEYVGSKSTFRLLNRGSAKALDKVAELYDAGKETLIIKTTIHDIMNQMIREVPILNPVYLMLGASFGSAAKGTGLKALEFALSICESVDMYGFTVDPGYKEWTRYFSESRQGHTPLQGRAYYQMMECLGLIKIHSPMRPDPNRVVEWLPSRSLITAARVVSEKLLRRVGAGYMDPLAACSIIAKQVKGKVRDMSSMRQAAIEHQKYVKGAILYPLEHDPGHGQLCTVPSSQS; translated from the exons ATGAAGATCTTAAAGTTGGCATTCGCAGTTGCTTTAGCTTCCGGTTTGGCAGCAATTCTCATCTATATCACCGGTCTCTCCAATTTCA ATTCGACATTACGTCTTTCTGACAAGGATTTGGAAGCGTTACAGTCTCTACAGAGTAGCTTTCAGAAATGTGTG AATGCAAATGGATTAGGTTTACAAGCTGTAACTGGTGGCAATTATTGTGAGGTTACACTCAAGTTTCCCAGCAAAACTGTCCCAAAGTGG AAAGATCCAAAAACAGGAGAACTTGAGGGACTGTCATATCAGTTGAACTTATGTGAAGCTGTGGCTACATGGGAACAG GTCAGAAACAGTACCACAGTACTGACAAGAGAGTACATTGATAATCTACCAAATGGATGGGAGGACTATGCCTGGAAAAGGATTAACAAGGGCATACAGCT GAACCGGTGTGAGAATAAAACACTATGCATGGAGAAACTTTCTCTAGTACTCCCTGATATACCACCCTTATTCCCAAGGCAGTATGACCGATGCGCTGTTATTGGTAACTCAGGAGACCTTCTCAAAACAAAATTTGGAAAGGAAATAGATAGTTATGATGCCGTCTTCAGGGAAAATGGAGCTCCAATTCAG AACTACACTGAATATGTAGGCTCGAAAAGTACATTTCGACTTCTCAATAGGGGTTCTGCTAAAGCTCTTGATAAAGTAGCTGAACTATATG ATGCTGGCAAGGAGACCTTGATCATTAAAACAACGATACATGATATCATGAACCAAATGATTCGA GAAGTTCCAATTCTCAATCCTGTATACCTAATGTTGGGCGCATCCTTTGGTTCAGCAGCAAAAGGAACGGGACTAAAGGCCCTTGAATTTGCTCTTTCCATCTGTGAATCAGTGGACATGTATGGTTTTACTGTTGATCCAGGCTATAAAGAATG GACCAGATATTTCTCAGAGTCGAGACAGGGTCATACCCCACTGCAGGGAAGGGCTTACTATCAAATGATGGAATGCTTAGGG CTTATTAAAATACATTCTCCAATGCGGCCGGATCCAAATCGTGTAGTGGAGTGGTTACCTAGCCGCAGCTTGATAACTGCTGCCAGAGTGGTGTCTGAGAAATTATTAAG GAGGGTTGGTGCCGGATATATGGATCCTTTGGCTGCATGTTCGATCATTGCAAAGCAAGTTAAAGGAAAGGTTAGGGACATGTCAAGCATGAGACAAGCTGCTATAGAGCACCAAAAATATGTGAAAGGAGCCATCTTGTACCCCTTGGAGCATGATCCAGGACACGGGCAACTCTGCACAGTGCCATCGAGCCAATCATAA
- the LOC115996102 gene encoding stemmadenine O-acetyltransferase-like, translating to MALKVEVYQKEKVRPSSPTPQTLRYHKLSLLDVLAGPFYTPLILFYDSGAGPRRHDYDELRESLSKTLSVLYPFAGRLKDGSIIECNDEGADFVRANVTNYDLGEFLRDPKLEDLRQLLPRDPYPGAIDPAMPMLAVQLTRFRCGGTAVAFCTWHGVVDAIGMAGLFNTWAAINRGERVATNPGGGLVVDAAAIFSPGNSTVFQAMSTAMAGLKKKLGKYASKRFIFSKQDIDRIKNQYSQSEHHRRPSRVEALSAFVWAAVIRATLVANPTLKTHLLSHYVNLRNKVDPPLPSQCLGNIIQGTESVWEVATGPVSTRSVVGRVVEAIDKVTKDYVREMHTEGGFLRSIIARRSKIIDYNKGETKTLNISSLCNIPFGEVDFGWGKLIWIGMGHTLNDIALFVDTKDGGVEAWIGLEHEVMYNLDKDIEFCAYVSFAHIVLESSCRLSSAL from the coding sequence ATGGCCCTGAAAGTTGAAGTTTACCAGAAAGAGAAAGTGAGGCCATCTTCACCAACTCCCCAAACCTTGAGATACCATAAGCTTTCTCTCCTTGACGTACTCGCCGGACCTTTTTATACCCCGCTGATTTTGTTCTACGACTCCGGCGCCGGCCCTCGTCGCCACGATTATGATGAGCTCAGGGAATCGCTCTCTAAGACATTATCCGTCTTGTACCCGTTCGCCGGAAGACTTAAAGATGGATCAATAATCGAATGCAACGATGAGGGCGCGGATTTCGTCCGAGCTAATGTTACGAATTACGATTTGGGTGAGTTTCTCCGGGACCCGAAGCTGGAAGATCTACGGCAGCTCCTTCCGCGTGACCCGTACCCGGGCGCTATTGATCCGGCCATGCCAATGTTAGCTGTTCAGTTGACCAGGTTCCGGTGCGGCGGAACTGCGGTGGCGTTCTGCACGTGGCACGGGGTGGTGGATGCGATTGGGATGGCCGGATTGTTCAACACCTGGGCCGCAATCAACCGGGGGGAACGGGTAGCCACTAATCCCGGCGGTGGTCTCGTCGTGGACGCCGCCGCAATTTTCTCGCCGGGGAATTCCACCGTCTTCCAGGCAATGAGCACTGCCATGGCGGGGTTGAAAAAGAAGCTGGGAAAATACGCCTCCAAAAGATTTATTTTTAGCAAGCAGGATATCGACCGGATCAAGAACCAATACAGTCAATCGGAGCATCACCGCCGTCCATCTCGAGTGGAGGCGCTGTCGGCATTCGTATGGGCGGCAGTGATAAGAGCAACTCTAGTGGCGAACCCAACCCTCAAGACGCACTTGCTCTCACATTATGTGAACTTGCGAAACAAGGTGGACCCGCCCTTACCTTCGCAGTGCCTAGGCAACATCATCCAAGGGACTGAGTCCGTGTGGGAAGTCGCAACCGGACCGGTTTCTACCCGGTCCGTTGTAGGAAGAGTCGTGGAAGCCATTGACAAGGTTACAAAGGACTACGTGAGGGAAATGCACACGGAAGGTGGGTTTTTGAGATCAATAATAGCCCGACGGTCAAAGATAATAGATTACAATAAAGGTGAGACTAAAACTTTAAATATAAGTAGTTTGTGTAATATTCCCTTTGGGGAAGTTGATTTTGGGTGGGGCAAGCTGATATGGATTGGTATGGGTCATACACTCAATGACATTGCTCTTTTCGTGGATACTAAAGATGGAGGAGTGGAAGCGTGGATTGGGTTGGAACATGAAGTTATGTACAATTTAGACAAGGATATAGAATTTTGTGCATATGTGTCGTTTGCTCATATAGTTTTAGAATCGTCTTGTCGTCTAAGTTCTGCACTCTAA